GCGATAGGAGCAATTAAGGTGACGGTCAGTTGCAACTTGTCTCCTGGCATCACCATCTCCACCTCAGCCGGCAGCTCAACGATGCCCGTCACGTCAGTCGTACGGAAGTAGAACTGCGGACGATACCCCTTCAAAAACGGGGTATGGCGGCCGCCCTCTTCTTTCGTCAATACATACACTTCCGCGACAAACTTGGTGTGGGGGGTGATGCTCTTAGGCTTGGCTAAAACCTGACCGCGCTCAATGTCATCTCGCTTAGTACCCCGCAGCAGCACGCCGACGTTTTCACCCGCACGCCCCTCATCTAAAAGCTTGCGGAACATCTCAACACCAGTCACCACCGTCTTGGTGGTGTCACGGATTCCGACGATCTCCACTTCATCACCCACCTTGACAATCCCTTGCTCAACCCGGCCAGTCACCACGGTTCCACGGCCAGAGATTGAGAAGACATCTTCAATCGGCAATAAAAAGGGCTTATCAATCGCCCGCTTAGGCTCTGGAATATAGCTGTCTAAGATCTCCGCTAACTCAACAATTTTCTTCTCCCACTCGGGATCCCCTTCCAGCGCTTTCAGCGCTGAACCGCGAATCACTGGGGTATCATCCCCGGGGAAATCATATTGTGTGAGCAGTTCGCGGATCTCTAGTTCCACCAACTCCAGCAGCTCTTCGTCATCCACCATGTCGCACTTGTTCAGGAAGACGGTAATGTAAGGGACACCCACCTGACGCGCTAATAGGATGTGCTCACGAGTTTGCGGCATCGGGCCATCAGTCGCAGCAACTACCAAGATCGCGCCGTCCATCTGGGCAGCACCGGTGATCATGTTCTTGACGTAGTCGGCGTGGCCGGGGCAGTCGACGTGCGCGTAGTGGCGGTTCTGCGTGTCATACTCGACGTGAGAGGTGTTGATGGTGATGCCGCGCGCCTTCTCTTCCGGCGCGTTATCGATTTGGTCAAAGGCCCGCGCCTGCCCACCGTAATGCTTCGCCAATACTGACGTAATCGCCGCCGTCAATGTGGTTTTTCCATGGTCCACATGGCCGATGGTGCCCACGTTAATGTGTGGCTTGCTCCGTGTAAACTTCTCTTTAGACATCGTTAGTCCCTCTAGAGACAATCAATGATAATAGGGTTAACCACAACGGAGCGCTAACACACCGACTTTCTCAACAAAACAGGACAGTCGCTGATCACGCTTCGTGCGCGTTTTTTATGGTGCTGATAGGCAGACTCGAACTGCCGACCTCACCCTTACCAAGGGTGTGCTCTACCAACTGAGCCATATCAGCTTATACTTGGAGCGGGCAGCGGGAATCGAACCCGCATCATCAGCTTGGAAGGCTGAGGTAATAGCCTTTATACCATGCCCGCTATCCGGGAACTACTGCTCGCATGGGAGCAAACTGGTGGAGGGAGAAGGATTCGAACCTTCGAAGGCTAAGCCGGCAGATTTACAGTCTGCTCCCTTTGACCGCTCGGGAACCCCTCCAGATTTTTTGGTGCCGGCAGCAGGAGTCGAACCCACGGCCTACTGATTACAAGTCAGTTGCTCTACCAATTGAGCTAAGCCGGCCTAAGCGCTGCGTATTCTAGGACGCTTACCGTGGCGTTGCAACAAAAAACAGTATCACTTTGTCAAACTAAATCTAGACCACACTAGAGCGTGGCTGATTGATTCACTGACACCGTTCGATAAAAGGCCAACAGTGTCAGCCATTATAACAGTAGGTCAAAAAAGTGAAATGGTTTTGGTAATCTTTGTCTTACACGGCTTGGCTAGGAATCCGCTAGGAGTTGATGGCGGATACTCCAGCAACGGTGGCTTGAGCGTGCACGGTTAAAGTCAGGAGAACGGGTCTTCTCGGTGATCTCTTCTGCTACTAATTG
This genomic stretch from unidentified bacterial endosymbiont harbors:
- the tuf gene encoding elongation factor Tu, with the protein product MSKEKFTRSKPHINVGTIGHVDHGKTTLTAAITSVLAKHYGGQARAFDQIDNAPEEKARGITINTSHVEYDTQNRHYAHVDCPGHADYVKNMITGAAQMDGAILVVAATDGPMPQTREHILLARQVGVPYITVFLNKCDMVDDEELLELVELEIRELLTQYDFPGDDTPVIRGSALKALEGDPEWEKKIVELAEILDSYIPEPKRAIDKPFLLPIEDVFSISGRGTVVTGRVEQGIVKVGDEVEIVGIRDTTKTVVTGVEMFRKLLDEGRAGENVGVLLRGTKRDDIERGQVLAKPKSITPHTKFVAEVYVLTKEEGGRHTPFLKGYRPQFYFRTTDVTGIVELPAEVEMVMPGDKLQLTVTLIAPIAMTEGLNFAIREGGHTVGAGIVSKIIE